From a single Granulicella aggregans genomic region:
- a CDS encoding SCO family protein, which yields MRATKRGWKGTAADVCAGLLALPLLVATASAQVSSYGDKQAGENTGDQLPTVLQKVAVTQHLNQQLPLDAEFVDETGKTVHLGDYFGGKTPAVISLVYFSCPLLCSEELDGLTSSLEMVHLTPGKDFQVVIMSIDPTDTPADAAKKKAFYLKRYGRPETADGWHFLTGKKPAIDAVTDAVGFGYVRVPGPDGRLTQFAHASSIELVTSQGKLAQYYLGVEYSPKDMLLGLIDASGNKIGSPVANILTYCYHYDPQTNKHSLIVARVVQFGGMVTMAGLGGFIFLMFRRDLKLGREHNLTGRNGSRTDKG from the coding sequence ATGAGAGCGACAAAGCGAGGGTGGAAGGGGACGGCGGCAGATGTGTGCGCCGGGCTTCTGGCGCTGCCTCTGCTGGTCGCGACGGCATCGGCGCAGGTCTCGAGCTATGGCGATAAGCAGGCGGGCGAGAATACTGGCGACCAACTGCCGACGGTACTGCAAAAGGTCGCTGTGACGCAGCACCTGAACCAGCAGTTGCCGCTTGACGCGGAGTTCGTTGACGAGACGGGCAAGACGGTGCATCTCGGGGACTATTTTGGCGGCAAGACCCCGGCAGTCATCTCGTTGGTTTACTTCAGCTGCCCGCTGCTTTGTTCGGAAGAGCTGGACGGGCTGACGAGTTCGCTTGAGATGGTACACCTAACCCCCGGTAAGGACTTCCAGGTCGTCATCATGAGCATCGATCCGACAGATACTCCGGCTGATGCGGCGAAGAAGAAGGCGTTCTACCTGAAGCGTTACGGGCGTCCAGAGACGGCGGATGGATGGCATTTTCTTACAGGCAAGAAGCCGGCGATCGATGCAGTCACTGACGCAGTGGGATTTGGGTATGTTCGGGTTCCGGGGCCGGATGGTCGGCTGACGCAGTTCGCTCATGCGAGTTCGATCGAGCTGGTCACGTCGCAGGGCAAGCTGGCCCAGTACTACCTTGGCGTGGAGTATTCACCGAAGGACATGTTGCTGGGGTTGATCGATGCCTCGGGAAACAAGATTGGGTCGCCGGTCGCGAATATTCTGACCTACTGCTATCACTACGATCCGCAGACGAACAAACACTCCTTGATCGTTGCTAGGGTAGTCCAGTTTGGCGGGATGGTGACGATGGCGGGTCTGGGCGGTTTTATATTTTTGATGTTCCGGCGGGATTTGAAGTTGGGTCGCGAGCATAACCTGACAGGTCGCAACGGATCGAGAACGGATAAAGGGTAA
- the coxB gene encoding cytochrome c oxidase subunit II, translating to MHISPVLWQFLVKWLHSSALFPAEASTIAPWTDALYFFLLAMTVVGLVLVGALIFGFSIRYRKERSPVATQIEGSTLLEATWTIIPLAIFLVTFVWGALLYFRIYNPPTNAMNIYIVGKQWMWKAEHPGGQHEINALHVPIGRPVQLTMISQDVFHSFSIPDFRVKREVIPGRYSTVWFQATEPGTYHLFCTQYCGTAHSAMIGSITAMSPEDYTKWTQQSTSGMSLAQNGERLYSAMGCNACHNGSAAARGPNLAGVYGSKLQLTNGSQVLVNDAYLRDAILNPSQHITAGYAPIMPTYQGQISEEGLIDLVEFIKNLDSNYRVKQTLVTAESDQAAPSTPQPVVPQQGPGASTGMVKP from the coding sequence ATGCATATCAGTCCAGTACTCTGGCAGTTTTTAGTGAAGTGGCTCCACTCCTCGGCGTTGTTCCCGGCTGAGGCGTCGACGATTGCGCCTTGGACCGATGCGCTGTACTTCTTTTTGCTGGCGATGACGGTGGTCGGCCTGGTGCTGGTGGGCGCGCTGATCTTCGGGTTCTCGATCCGGTACCGCAAGGAGCGCAGCCCGGTGGCGACGCAGATCGAAGGCTCGACCCTGCTCGAGGCGACGTGGACGATCATTCCGCTGGCAATCTTCCTGGTAACGTTTGTGTGGGGCGCGCTGCTGTACTTCCGCATCTACAATCCGCCGACCAATGCGATGAATATCTACATCGTTGGTAAGCAGTGGATGTGGAAGGCCGAGCATCCGGGTGGGCAGCACGAGATCAATGCGCTGCACGTTCCGATTGGACGGCCAGTGCAGTTGACGATGATCTCGCAGGACGTGTTTCACAGCTTCTCGATTCCGGACTTCCGGGTGAAGCGCGAAGTGATTCCGGGGCGCTATTCGACGGTGTGGTTCCAGGCGACGGAGCCGGGAACGTACCACCTCTTCTGCACGCAGTATTGCGGCACGGCGCACTCGGCGATGATTGGCTCGATTACGGCGATGAGCCCCGAGGACTACACCAAGTGGACGCAGCAGTCGACGAGCGGCATGTCGCTGGCACAGAACGGCGAACGGCTGTACTCGGCGATGGGCTGCAACGCCTGCCATAACGGCTCGGCGGCGGCGCGTGGACCGAATCTTGCGGGAGTTTATGGGTCGAAGTTGCAGCTCACGAACGGATCGCAGGTTCTTGTAAATGACGCTTACTTGCGGGACGCTATTCTTAATCCGTCGCAACATATTACGGCGGGGTATGCGCCGATTATGCCGACGTACCAGGGGCAGATCAGTGAAGAGGGTCTGATCGACCTGGTGGAGTTTATCAAGAACCTTGATTCCAACTACCGCGTCAAACAGACGCTGGTCACAGCAGAGTCCGACCAAGCAGCCCCGAGCACGCCACAGCCAGTCGTGCCTCAGCAAGGCCCGGGAGCCAGCACAGGGATGGTGAAGCCATGA
- a CDS encoding cytochrome C oxidase subunit IV family protein, with the protein MSEHDQYHDPSNVINPEHAEHHVVQPITYLAVFGTLLLGTLITVFAADWDLGVFNPIIALGIASFKAVVVILFFMHVKWQSKLIKMTVGAGFFTFLVLITMTLSDYISRSWGLW; encoded by the coding sequence GTGTCTGAACACGATCAATACCACGACCCGTCGAACGTCATCAATCCGGAGCACGCTGAGCATCATGTGGTTCAGCCGATCACGTATCTCGCTGTCTTCGGCACGCTGTTGCTGGGGACGCTGATCACGGTGTTTGCCGCCGACTGGGACTTGGGGGTGTTCAACCCCATCATTGCGCTAGGGATCGCTTCGTTCAAGGCGGTGGTGGTGATCCTGTTCTTCATGCACGTGAAGTGGCAGTCGAAGCTGATCAAGATGACCGTAGGCGCGGGATTCTTTACGTTTCTCGTTTTGATCACGATGACGCTGAGTGACTACATCAGCCGGTCGTGGGGGCTTTGGTAA
- a CDS encoding cytochrome c oxidase subunit 3 family protein: MDNAIATHPDVHGAAHEEDHEHVMLPQHRHHFETEQQQREAGSFGMWLFLLTEIMFFGGMFFAYLLYRNWYNPAFVAASNQLNVTEGAINTVILITSGFFMALGVWAAEMKKQKLLVIFLVLTTIFGFAFLGVKADEYHEKYEKHHIPGASFDIREFVNPPIDAKTGKPDQVPMAPDMAQKTQIFFFLYFAMTGMHAFHMILGLGILFWLIWRANRGEFSAGYVAPIENFGLYWHFVDIVWLFLFPLLYLINRHPLK; encoded by the coding sequence TTGGATAACGCCATCGCCACCCATCCTGACGTACACGGTGCGGCCCATGAGGAAGATCACGAACACGTGATGCTTCCGCAGCACCGCCATCACTTTGAGACGGAGCAGCAGCAGCGCGAGGCGGGCAGCTTCGGCATGTGGCTGTTCCTGCTGACCGAGATCATGTTCTTCGGCGGCATGTTCTTCGCGTACCTGCTGTATCGCAACTGGTACAACCCGGCTTTTGTTGCCGCTTCGAACCAGTTGAATGTGACTGAAGGCGCGATCAACACGGTCATCCTGATCACGTCGGGGTTCTTCATGGCGCTGGGCGTTTGGGCAGCGGAGATGAAGAAGCAAAAGCTGCTGGTGATCTTCTTGGTGCTGACGACGATCTTCGGCTTCGCCTTCCTCGGCGTAAAGGCCGACGAGTACCACGAGAAGTATGAGAAGCACCACATTCCAGGAGCGAGCTTCGATATCCGCGAGTTCGTGAACCCGCCGATCGATGCCAAGACGGGCAAGCCTGATCAGGTGCCGATGGCTCCGGACATGGCGCAGAAGACGCAGATCTTCTTCTTCTTGTACTTTGCGATGACGGGGATGCACGCGTTCCACATGATCCTGGGGCTTGGGATCTTGTTCTGGCTGATCTGGCGAGCGAACCGAGGGGAGTTTTCTGCGGGGTATGTTGCGCCGATTGAGAACTTCGGGCTCTACTGGCACTTTGTCGATATCGTGTGGCTGTTCCTGTTCCCCTTGCTGTACCTCATCAATCGCCACCCGCTTAAGTAA
- the ctaD gene encoding cytochrome c oxidase subunit I, with product MSATTHHTIVNLPDQSTAELPKRNYLNNEHGLLSWLLTGDHKRIGILYLISITFFFFLGGAFAGLIRLELLTPQPDLVASDTYNKFFTMHGLIMIFLFLVPSVPATIGNFLIPIMIGAKDLAFPKINLLSWYLYLGGALFTLIALVQGGVDTGWTFTTPLSTHYLNTHVITAATGVFIVGFSSIFTGLNFIVTIHRMRAPGMTWFRMPLFVWSNYAASILMVLGTPVLAITIVLVALERTLGIGVFDPTKGGDPLLFQHLFWFYSHPAVYIMILPGMGVISEVISTFSRKRVFGYTAVAFSSVAIALFGFFVWAHHMFIMGVSNYSALVFSLLTMLVAVPSAIKVFNWAFTLQKGSITFETPMLYAFAFIGLFTIGGLTGVFLGSLGMDIHLTETYFIVAHFHYVMVGGMLMAFLAGIHFWWPKMTGRMYPESVSKLSAVVSFIGFNLTFMPQFILGYLGMPRRYHAYPPEFQVLNVLSTAGATVLGVGFLMPLIYLAWSLKYGAIAGNNPWQATGLEWQIQSPPLTENFVEIPVMDHEAYDYEWLEHKHANEVTTVG from the coding sequence ATGAGCGCTACAACACATCACACGATCGTCAATCTTCCTGATCAGAGCACGGCCGAGTTGCCGAAGCGGAACTATCTGAACAACGAGCACGGCCTGTTGAGCTGGCTGCTGACGGGCGACCATAAACGCATCGGCATCCTGTACCTGATCTCGATCACGTTCTTCTTCTTTCTGGGCGGAGCGTTTGCGGGCCTGATCCGGTTGGAGCTGCTGACGCCGCAGCCTGACCTGGTTGCGTCCGACACGTACAACAAGTTCTTCACCATGCACGGGTTGATCATGATCTTCCTGTTCCTGGTGCCGTCGGTTCCGGCGACGATTGGGAACTTCCTGATCCCGATCATGATCGGCGCGAAGGACCTGGCGTTTCCGAAGATCAACCTGTTGAGCTGGTATCTGTACCTTGGCGGCGCGTTGTTCACGCTGATCGCGCTGGTACAGGGTGGAGTCGATACGGGGTGGACGTTTACGACGCCGCTCTCGACTCACTACCTGAACACGCATGTGATCACGGCGGCGACGGGCGTATTCATCGTAGGGTTCTCGTCGATCTTTACCGGGTTGAACTTTATCGTGACCATCCACCGGATGCGCGCGCCGGGCATGACGTGGTTCCGGATGCCGCTGTTCGTTTGGTCGAATTATGCGGCCTCGATCCTGATGGTTCTGGGAACGCCGGTGCTGGCGATCACGATCGTTCTGGTGGCTCTGGAGCGCACGCTGGGTATCGGAGTATTCGACCCGACCAAGGGCGGCGATCCTCTGCTCTTCCAGCATCTCTTCTGGTTCTACTCGCACCCTGCCGTGTACATCATGATTCTGCCGGGTATGGGCGTGATCTCTGAGGTCATCAGCACCTTCAGCCGGAAGCGGGTGTTTGGCTACACGGCTGTGGCGTTCTCTTCGGTGGCGATTGCGCTGTTCGGCTTCTTCGTGTGGGCACACCACATGTTCATCATGGGCGTGTCGAACTACTCGGCGCTGGTGTTCTCGCTGCTGACCATGCTGGTCGCGGTGCCTTCGGCGATCAAGGTCTTCAACTGGGCGTTCACTCTGCAGAAGGGTTCGATCACGTTCGAGACGCCGATGCTTTATGCGTTCGCGTTCATCGGACTGTTCACCATTGGCGGACTGACGGGCGTGTTCCTTGGATCGCTGGGCATGGACATCCACCTGACCGAGACGTACTTCATCGTGGCGCACTTCCACTACGTGATGGTGGGCGGCATGTTGATGGCGTTCCTGGCGGGCATTCACTTCTGGTGGCCGAAGATGACAGGCCGGATGTATCCGGAGTCGGTGTCCAAACTTTCCGCAGTAGTCAGCTTCATCGGGTTCAACCTGACGTTTATGCCGCAGTTCATCCTTGGCTACCTGGGTATGCCGCGCCGGTATCATGCGTATCCTCCGGAGTTCCAGGTGCTGAACGTGCTTTCGACGGCCGGAGCGACGGTGCTTGGGGTTGGCTTCCTGATGCCGCTGATCTATCTCGCGTGGTCGCTGAAGTATGGAGCGATTGCGGGCAACAATCCTTGGCAGGCTACGGGACTTGAGTGGCAGATTCAGTCTCCTCCGCTGACGGAGAACTTCGTTGAAATTCCCGTTATGGACCATGAAGCGTATGACTACGAGTGGCTGGAACACAAGCACGCAAACGAGGTAACGACCGTTGGATAA